From Virgibacillus ihumii, the proteins below share one genomic window:
- a CDS encoding purine-nucleoside phosphorylase, whose product MNLNNVKEAAAFLKENTEKKPEIGLILGSGLGVLADEIENPVSVGYKYIPHFPESTVAGHKGQLVTGTLEGRQVIAMQGRFHYYEGYTMQQVTFPVRVMKELGINSILVTNAAGGINKTFNPGDLMLIDDHINNMGDTPLIGPNDNQMGDRFPDMSKAYDTLFLDHADKCAEKIGLTVQHGVYVGNTGPAYETPAEINMLRTFGGDAVGMSTVPEVTIAAHSGLRVLGISCISNMAAGILDQPLTHDEVIETTEKVKENFLRFVKEIIRTLPNNE is encoded by the coding sequence ATGAATCTGAACAACGTGAAAGAAGCAGCAGCATTTCTGAAGGAAAATACGGAGAAGAAACCGGAAATCGGATTAATACTGGGCTCCGGTTTGGGTGTGCTTGCCGACGAAATCGAGAATCCTGTATCTGTCGGATATAAGTATATTCCACATTTTCCGGAGTCAACAGTCGCTGGTCATAAAGGACAACTTGTGACCGGTACACTGGAGGGCCGGCAGGTGATTGCTATGCAAGGTCGGTTTCACTATTACGAAGGGTACACGATGCAGCAGGTGACGTTCCCGGTTCGCGTCATGAAAGAGCTGGGAATTAACTCCATCCTTGTCACAAACGCAGCAGGTGGCATAAATAAAACATTCAATCCGGGCGATTTGATGCTGATTGATGATCATATTAATAATATGGGTGACACCCCGTTGATTGGGCCAAATGATAATCAAATGGGGGATCGATTCCCTGACATGTCAAAGGCCTATGATACATTATTTCTTGACCATGCCGACAAGTGTGCGGAAAAAATTGGCCTGACGGTTCAGCATGGTGTATATGTGGGAAATACAGGGCCTGCTTATGAAACGCCAGCAGAGATTAACATGTTACGGACATTCGGCGGTGATGCGGTGGGGATGTCAACTGTTCCGGAAGTGACTATTGCTGCCCATTCCGGATTGCGGGTTCTCGGTATTTCGTGTATCTCGAATATGGCCGCTGGCATTCTTGACCAGCCGCTGACACATGATGAAGTGATTGAAACAACGGAAAAAGTGAAGGAAAATTTTTTACGGTTTGTAAAAGAAATTATCCGTACATTGCCAAATAATGAGTGA
- the deoB gene encoding phosphopentomutase, with amino-acid sequence MQNFKRVFLIVMDSVGIGEAPDAERFNDKGADTLGHIADRMNGLNMPNMAKLGLSNIREIEGIAKQDSPQAHYTKMQEASNGKDTMTGHWEIMGLNIQQPFRTFPDGFPDELISELEERTGRKVIGNKPASGTVILEELGAEHMKTGALIVYTSADSVLQIAAHEDIVPLEEQYKICEIARELTLDEKYMVGRVIARPFTGQPGAFQRTANRHDYALKPFGHTVMNELEDTGHDVIALGKISDIYDGEGVTSAIRTADNEDGMTKLIESMSEDFHGLNFLNLVDFDAKYGHRRDPEGYGKALEAFDARLPEVLNRLKDEDLLIITADHGNDPVHHGTDHTREYVPLIIYHNGISKGKKLPLRETFADIGATVSDNFKITMPEHGKSFLNEIK; translated from the coding sequence ATGCAAAATTTCAAAAGGGTTTTTCTGATTGTAATGGACTCGGTAGGCATCGGCGAGGCACCTGATGCGGAAAGGTTTAATGATAAAGGGGCGGATACGCTTGGACATATTGCTGATCGCATGAATGGGTTGAATATGCCAAATATGGCAAAGCTTGGCCTGAGTAATATCCGGGAAATCGAAGGAATTGCAAAACAGGATAGTCCGCAGGCACATTACACAAAAATGCAAGAAGCGTCCAATGGAAAGGATACGATGACTGGACATTGGGAAATTATGGGGTTGAATATCCAACAGCCTTTTCGCACCTTCCCGGATGGATTTCCGGACGAACTGATTTCAGAGTTGGAGGAACGGACCGGTCGGAAAGTAATCGGCAATAAGCCTGCGTCCGGAACGGTTATTTTGGAAGAACTTGGTGCTGAGCATATGAAAACCGGTGCATTAATCGTATATACGTCAGCAGACTCTGTGCTGCAGATTGCTGCCCATGAAGATATCGTTCCACTTGAAGAGCAGTATAAAATCTGTGAAATTGCCCGTGAACTGACGTTGGATGAAAAATATATGGTCGGCCGTGTGATCGCCAGACCATTTACCGGTCAGCCGGGGGCATTTCAGCGGACAGCAAACAGGCATGATTACGCACTGAAGCCGTTCGGACATACAGTTATGAATGAACTGGAAGATACCGGTCATGACGTCATTGCACTCGGTAAAATTTCCGATATTTACGACGGGGAGGGTGTTACCTCTGCGATTCGGACTGCAGATAATGAAGACGGGATGACCAAGTTGATCGAATCAATGAGTGAAGATTTCCACGGCCTCAATTTTTTAAACCTGGTCGACTTTGATGCCAAATATGGCCATCGCCGGGATCCGGAAGGCTATGGAAAAGCGCTGGAAGCATTTGATGCAAGACTCCCGGAAGTGTTAAACAGACTGAAGGATGAAGATCTATTGATTATTACAGCTGATCATGGGAATGATCCTGTCCATCACGGAACCGATCACACACGTGAATATGTCCCGCTAATCATTTACCATAACGGCATCAGTAAAGGAAAAAAATTGCCGTTAAGAGAGACATTTGCCGATATCGGGGCAACTGTTTCGGATAACTTTAAAATAACAATGCCTGAACACGGTAAAAGTTTTTTAAACGAAATTAAATAG
- the xerD gene encoding site-specific tyrosine recombinase XerD encodes MLKAGIEDFIHYLQVERGLSDNTLKSYQRDLKQYMAFIENHIHKKSWNDVERNDIIGFLYELKDNGKSAATISRAISSIRAYHQFLIRDQQVNQDASIHIETPKKEQKLPKVLSSKDVEKLLTFQEDSPLSIRNKAMLELLYASGLRVSELISLKVSDLHLTMGFLRCFGKGSRERIVPLGDVAKEAVEKYLREARGQLTRRRQDKNALFVNQHGRPLSRQGFWKILKGIARQSGIKKEITPHTLRHSFATHLLENGADLRSVQEMLGHADISTTQIYTHINKSRLKDIYQSYHPRA; translated from the coding sequence ATGCTGAAAGCCGGTATTGAGGATTTTATTCATTATTTGCAGGTTGAACGGGGCTTGTCTGATAATACACTGAAATCCTATCAAAGAGATTTAAAACAGTATATGGCTTTTATCGAGAATCACATACATAAGAAAAGCTGGAATGATGTGGAACGTAACGATATTATCGGATTTTTGTATGAATTAAAAGATAATGGGAAATCCGCAGCCACTATTTCACGGGCAATTTCATCTATTCGTGCTTACCATCAATTTCTGATCAGGGACCAACAGGTGAACCAGGATGCCAGCATCCATATTGAAACTCCCAAAAAAGAACAAAAATTGCCGAAAGTTTTGTCTTCCAAAGATGTGGAGAAGTTATTGACTTTTCAGGAAGACAGTCCGTTAAGTATCCGTAACAAGGCGATGCTGGAATTACTGTATGCATCAGGGCTGCGTGTTTCAGAATTAATAAGTCTGAAAGTGAGCGACCTTCATTTGACGATGGGATTTTTACGATGTTTCGGGAAAGGTTCAAGAGAAAGAATTGTTCCTTTGGGTGATGTCGCGAAAGAAGCGGTGGAAAAATATTTGCGGGAGGCACGCGGACAATTGACAAGACGGAGGCAGGATAAAAATGCACTATTTGTTAACCAGCATGGCCGTCCGTTATCACGCCAAGGGTTCTGGAAGATATTGAAGGGCATTGCCAGGCAGTCTGGGATTAAGAAAGAAATAACACCACACACGCTGCGTCACTCGTTTGCAACTCATTTGCTGGAGAATGGCGCAGATTTACGGTCAGTACAGGAGATGCTCGGACATGCCGATATTTCTACAACGCAAATTTATACACATATCAATAAATCACGTCTGAAGGATATTTATCAATCGTACCACCCAAGGGCGTAA